In one Aeromicrobium wangtongii genomic region, the following are encoded:
- a CDS encoding ABC transporter permease: MNGRDKPKVIDVPAAEQNAAPGGVETASPGPGWRQLLQTGSGDALRTYGILGALVVLVIAASVLYPGFLDSGNLRNILSQNAALGIAAVGVTFVIIGAGFDLSVPAVVGIGAVVSAKLSDGSVVMVLLTVIMAGLVCGLINGLIVTRLRVNPFIATLGTSSIFTGATLLYASGTSISISDPTFIKIGQQDWFGLRISVWIMLFIFLIAGIVLWKTTFGRAVYAIGGNSEAARLAGVRVDLVRTTTYALSGVTSALAGFVIASTLLVGQLDVGQSGYALQAIAAVVIGGCSLFGGMGAIWRTAAGLTLLAVLTNLFNALAIQSAWQSIVQGAILIVTVGIDVATRSGRGRS; this comes from the coding sequence GTGAACGGACGCGATAAACCAAAGGTCATCGACGTTCCTGCTGCTGAGCAAAATGCAGCGCCTGGAGGCGTCGAGACTGCGTCGCCTGGACCGGGATGGCGGCAACTGCTCCAGACAGGCAGCGGTGACGCGCTTCGGACCTACGGGATACTCGGAGCACTTGTCGTGTTGGTGATCGCCGCAAGTGTCCTGTACCCAGGATTTCTCGATTCGGGAAACCTCCGAAACATTCTCTCCCAGAACGCAGCCCTCGGCATCGCCGCAGTTGGGGTCACTTTCGTCATAATTGGTGCCGGATTCGACCTATCCGTCCCGGCCGTAGTGGGCATTGGCGCGGTGGTGTCTGCCAAGCTGTCTGATGGTTCAGTGGTGATGGTGCTCCTGACTGTGATTATGGCAGGTCTCGTTTGCGGCCTGATCAACGGACTCATCGTCACGCGCCTGCGGGTCAACCCGTTCATCGCAACGCTCGGGACGTCGTCGATCTTTACCGGCGCGACGCTCCTGTACGCGAGCGGCACATCGATCTCAATTTCGGACCCCACCTTCATTAAGATTGGCCAGCAGGACTGGTTCGGTCTGCGGATCTCGGTCTGGATCATGCTGTTCATCTTTTTGATCGCTGGAATTGTCTTGTGGAAGACGACCTTTGGTCGTGCCGTTTATGCCATCGGCGGCAACTCCGAAGCCGCTCGTCTCGCAGGCGTCAGGGTTGACCTCGTTCGAACGACGACGTACGCGCTCAGCGGAGTGACCTCAGCCCTCGCCGGATTTGTGATCGCATCGACCCTTCTGGTCGGTCAACTGGATGTCGGCCAGTCCGGTTATGCGCTGCAGGCGATCGCGGCGGTCGTCATCGGTGGGTGTTCCCTGTTCGGCGGTATGGGAGCGATCTGGCGGACAGCGGCCGGTTTGACGCTGCTGGCAGTTCTCACGAATCTATTTAATGCACTGGCAATCCAGTCTGCATGGCAGTCCATTGTGCAGGGTGCGATCCTGATCGTGACGGTCGGCATCGATGTGGCGACCCGTTCCGGACGAGGCCGTTCGTGA
- a CDS encoding sugar ABC transporter ATP-binding protein yields the protein MAVHCAGCDPDRDGRHRCGDPFRTRPFVTASLGGAGGRPGSALAVEIAGVGKKFGSTTALSGVDLEIEAGTIHALVGENGAGKSTCLGIIAGRISPSSGRVNIFGQRFTSGQPRANRAAGVAAVYQELTILPNLSTQANVFVGNTRSRFGWLSERRMRDEYVALCARTGVASFPDVLAGTLSVADQQMLEILRAVAAESKIVLYDEPTASLAPAERDALVRTMLAQRGRGVTQVLVSHNLDDVVEIADRVTVFRNGQLVRTFERDEVTKPLLVHAMLGRELEQKLGHPGRAGSEGRDGQPSAITVNDMHVGTFIRGVGLDVRKGEIVGIAGLVGSGRSTVLRALAGLEPRASGQMKMKGREVRWPHSPRAALALGVAMSPEDRKGSGLVLGLSGTANIALGSLSRFSRLSWFSESKARVSAGELGKRLGLDPSRLEEPVGQLSGGNQQKVLLARVALANPDVLLIDEPTRGIDVGAKAEIMALLEQFASEGMAIVVVSSEIEELLAIADRLLVLHDGRLAGSFDNGSKNVQVSDVLSAAFGLVGTDN from the coding sequence ATGGCAGTCCATTGTGCAGGGTGCGATCCTGATCGTGACGGTCGGCATCGATGTGGCGACCCGTTCCGGACGAGGCCGTTCGTGACCGCGAGCTTGGGAGGCGCGGGGGGACGCCCCGGGAGCGCTCTCGCCGTAGAGATTGCGGGAGTCGGCAAGAAGTTCGGGTCAACGACGGCACTTAGCGGGGTTGACCTCGAGATTGAGGCTGGAACTATCCATGCTCTTGTGGGGGAAAACGGAGCTGGGAAGTCGACGTGTCTGGGCATCATCGCGGGTAGGATTTCGCCGTCGTCGGGACGCGTCAACATCTTTGGACAGCGGTTCACATCAGGTCAGCCACGAGCAAATCGCGCTGCGGGAGTCGCTGCCGTTTACCAAGAGCTGACCATCCTGCCGAACCTCAGTACTCAAGCGAATGTCTTTGTCGGCAATACGCGAAGCCGATTCGGTTGGTTGTCCGAGCGGCGGATGCGTGATGAGTATGTGGCTCTTTGCGCAAGGACCGGAGTAGCGAGCTTCCCGGACGTCTTGGCCGGTACTTTATCGGTGGCGGACCAGCAGATGCTGGAGATTCTCCGCGCGGTTGCAGCTGAGTCCAAGATTGTGTTGTATGACGAGCCCACAGCCTCCCTCGCACCAGCCGAGCGCGACGCTTTGGTGCGGACCATGCTGGCTCAGCGCGGTCGTGGCGTCACCCAGGTGCTTGTCAGCCACAATCTCGATGACGTCGTCGAGATCGCGGACCGGGTCACAGTATTTCGTAACGGACAACTGGTGCGCACGTTCGAACGCGATGAAGTGACCAAACCGTTACTCGTTCACGCGATGCTCGGCCGAGAGTTGGAGCAGAAACTGGGTCATCCTGGTCGGGCGGGGAGTGAGGGACGCGACGGACAGCCCAGCGCGATCACGGTGAACGACATGCATGTCGGCACCTTCATCCGAGGTGTTGGACTCGACGTGCGCAAGGGGGAGATCGTAGGGATAGCTGGGTTAGTCGGCTCTGGGCGGTCCACCGTTCTACGTGCGCTAGCAGGGCTTGAGCCTCGTGCCAGCGGACAGATGAAGATGAAGGGGCGCGAAGTCAGGTGGCCCCACTCTCCTCGAGCCGCGCTGGCTCTTGGCGTGGCGATGTCGCCAGAAGATCGAAAGGGCAGCGGTCTTGTGCTCGGGCTTTCCGGGACCGCCAATATCGCGCTCGGGTCTCTGTCTCGGTTCTCGCGCTTGTCCTGGTTCAGCGAGAGCAAGGCACGCGTATCCGCGGGTGAACTTGGAAAGCGCCTTGGGCTGGATCCGTCTCGGCTGGAAGAACCCGTCGGCCAACTTTCGGGAGGAAACCAGCAGAAAGTACTACTTGCCCGCGTTGCACTGGCCAATCCGGATGTGCTGCTTATTGACGAGCCAACGCGGGGCATCGACGTTGGTGCGAAGGCAGAGATCATGGCGCTCCTTGAGCAATTCGCCAGCGAGGGGATGGCGATTGTCGTCGTCTCGTCTGAGATCGAAGAGCTACTCGCGATCGCAGATCGGCTACTGGTACTCCATGACGGTCGGCTCGCGGGGAGTTTCGACAACGGATCGAAGAACGTACAGGTGTCTGACGTTTTGTCGGCGGCCTTCGGCCTGGTCGGTACTGACAACTAA
- a CDS encoding sugar ABC transporter substrate-binding protein — MAGCGSSGSSEGQDLSGSGDSVSVDVGLSSPIKVSGEPNIAVLVPGLSTPYGAAVVEAVKARGAKYGFEVTAFDGKFDAQTQVQQVQNAITQKKFNAMIIVPQVSALLCKPLTQDAPAANIVVVTVDTPVCDAGETSDMSKVAVPGVLAQVGDSGTTGAFIAGMKTALTKYPDNKNVLLITPPTGTSNHTQTVDAFDEALKPAGYKVVAETVTADYSTASGLKGTQDALQAHPEINLILGPYAPVSYGASLATKAAGREDIPIIDSAVGDKLSMQWIQEGKIDAGVTDFPQLMASGAVDALKDAFEGKDVPRVITTAEGEGPKPETKEGTFVIVTPDNVEQWMKYSY, encoded by the coding sequence ATGGCAGGGTGCGGCTCTTCAGGATCATCTGAAGGACAGGACTTGTCGGGTTCCGGCGACTCAGTGTCCGTCGATGTGGGCCTGTCTTCGCCAATTAAGGTTTCGGGCGAGCCTAATATCGCGGTGCTGGTACCTGGGCTTTCGACTCCGTACGGAGCCGCGGTGGTGGAAGCCGTCAAAGCGCGGGGCGCGAAGTACGGCTTCGAAGTGACAGCCTTCGACGGTAAGTTCGACGCGCAGACGCAGGTCCAGCAAGTGCAGAATGCGATCACGCAGAAGAAGTTCAACGCGATGATTATCGTCCCGCAGGTGTCCGCCCTGCTGTGCAAGCCGTTGACCCAGGACGCACCTGCGGCCAACATCGTGGTAGTCACTGTGGACACGCCTGTGTGCGACGCCGGCGAAACCAGCGATATGTCAAAGGTGGCAGTGCCGGGGGTGCTTGCGCAGGTTGGTGACTCAGGTACGACCGGAGCTTTCATCGCCGGGATGAAGACCGCGCTCACCAAGTATCCCGACAACAAGAATGTTCTCCTCATCACGCCACCTACGGGCACATCGAACCACACCCAAACCGTGGACGCGTTCGATGAGGCACTCAAGCCAGCTGGCTACAAGGTTGTCGCCGAGACGGTCACAGCTGATTACTCGACTGCGAGCGGGTTGAAGGGGACACAGGATGCGCTTCAAGCCCATCCGGAAATAAACCTGATCCTCGGCCCTTATGCGCCCGTATCGTACGGAGCTTCTCTCGCCACGAAGGCCGCGGGTCGGGAGGACATTCCCATCATCGATTCCGCAGTGGGAGACAAGCTCTCCATGCAGTGGATCCAAGAGGGCAAGATCGACGCTGGTGTAACAGACTTCCCCCAGTTGATGGCGAGCGGAGCAGTTGATGCCTTGAAGGACGCATTCGAGGGCAAGGATGTGCCGCGGGTCATCACGACTGCGGAGGGCGAAGGGCCGAAGCCTGAGACGAAGGAAGGAACCTTTGTCATTGTCACACCAGACAACGTCGAACAGTGGATGAAGTATAGCTACTGA
- a CDS encoding nuclear transport factor 2 family protein produces the protein MEANEEQSIRNLIVRAALVADELPLEAYASVYSDDALVENSAGTVAGITAITEGAEGRRSAGTAGPGSHTRHFVTPLSVDIDGDHATATSYFVVLGKVAEIPTPLVFGVYDDTLARTSAGWRITNRVTRAE, from the coding sequence ATGGAAGCCAACGAAGAGCAGTCGATCCGCAATCTCATCGTTCGGGCGGCTCTTGTCGCAGACGAACTGCCGCTCGAGGCCTACGCAAGCGTTTATTCTGACGACGCTCTAGTCGAGAATTCAGCTGGCACTGTGGCTGGAATCACCGCCATTACCGAGGGCGCTGAGGGCCGTCGATCCGCTGGCACCGCAGGACCCGGATCGCATACACGCCATTTCGTCACGCCTCTCAGCGTCGACATCGACGGGGACCACGCCACAGCGACAAGCTACTTCGTCGTACTCGGGAAGGTTGCCGAGATACCCACGCCGCTCGTCTTCGGCGTTTACGATGACACGCTGGCGCGGACCAGCGCCGGCTGGCGAATCACGAACAGAGTCACGCGGGCCGAATGA
- a CDS encoding SDR family NAD(P)-dependent oxidoreductase, with product MSASGSFIDQLAGLDGKTAVVIGGAGGLGGYATWALARAGARVVSLDKVDADLHQFDAASLANIEFIQGDARDADDLQRTFVAAGPRVDVLVCVIGGSFFAEFESLSENAVQSLVTLNFLAPVDAIRAALPLMKTHGGSVITITSTEAHRGCPRMSIYAAMKAAMTSMTATLAVELGHAGVRFNTIAPDVVQTPNLERLLQEESYPDEAVQRRYRASVPLGRPGVREDFVGAVLFLASDLSKYVTGQALKVDGGTSAAPGFMNWDEHGWFCFLPMEVSAAIGERVPDQTS from the coding sequence ATGAGCGCCTCTGGCAGCTTCATCGATCAACTCGCGGGGCTCGACGGCAAGACAGCCGTAGTGATCGGCGGCGCGGGCGGCCTGGGTGGCTATGCGACGTGGGCGCTGGCGCGTGCTGGCGCGCGTGTCGTATCTCTTGACAAGGTTGATGCCGACCTCCATCAGTTCGATGCCGCAAGTCTTGCAAACATTGAGTTCATTCAAGGCGATGCGCGAGACGCGGACGATCTGCAGCGGACATTTGTCGCGGCCGGCCCGCGAGTAGATGTTTTGGTGTGCGTAATCGGTGGAAGTTTCTTCGCAGAGTTTGAATCGTTGAGTGAGAACGCCGTCCAGAGCCTGGTGACACTGAACTTCTTGGCCCCAGTCGACGCGATCAGAGCCGCACTCCCCTTGATGAAGACCCATGGGGGATCGGTCATCACGATCACCTCCACCGAGGCTCATCGGGGATGTCCTCGGATGTCGATCTACGCGGCCATGAAGGCTGCCATGACCAGCATGACCGCAACGCTTGCAGTCGAGCTGGGCCATGCGGGGGTGCGGTTTAACACAATCGCTCCCGACGTGGTCCAAACGCCGAATCTGGAGCGACTGCTTCAAGAAGAATCGTATCCGGATGAGGCGGTGCAGCGTCGATATCGCGCGAGCGTCCCGCTTGGCCGCCCAGGCGTTCGGGAAGATTTTGTGGGCGCCGTGTTGTTCCTGGCGTCGGACTTGTCGAAGTACGTGACGGGGCAAGCGTTGAAGGTCGACGGTGGAACGTCGGCGGCACCGGGGTTCATGAATTGGGACGAACACGGATGGTTCTGCTTCCTGCCCATGGAGGTCAGTGCCGCGATAGGCGAGCGTGTGCCAGATCAGACGTCCTGA
- a CDS encoding SDR family NAD(P)-dependent oxidoreductase — translation MMAQTDVLGLDGAAAIVLGVGPGMGLETVRVLASAGARVTCVDLQEDIAESAKELAAELGSEGMALTGDATDRSFVDSVVEQSVSRWGRLDSSVSIIGRNQLATLEESTDENWTSNWDINLRPPLLLTQASAKAMKKQGSGSIVVITSINGTLSSPRAAAYGAAKAGLVSMMRTAAVEFGRSGVRVNAISPGVVLTPRISFLAGSEEGAQFEARIPMGRLGSPHEIANTALFLASPMSSYVTGQVIGVDGGASVAYQLPTPEWKQH, via the coding sequence ATGATGGCGCAGACTGACGTGCTTGGCCTCGATGGTGCGGCGGCGATCGTGCTTGGAGTCGGACCCGGCATGGGGCTGGAGACCGTGCGGGTTTTGGCCTCTGCCGGCGCCCGTGTCACATGCGTCGACCTTCAAGAAGATATCGCCGAATCCGCCAAGGAGCTTGCCGCCGAGCTAGGTAGTGAAGGTATGGCTTTGACCGGGGATGCCACCGATCGGTCATTCGTAGATTCGGTCGTCGAGCAATCTGTGTCGCGATGGGGACGACTCGACAGTTCAGTCTCCATCATAGGCAGGAACCAACTGGCAACGCTCGAAGAATCGACGGACGAGAACTGGACGTCCAACTGGGACATCAACCTTCGACCTCCGCTTTTGTTGACCCAAGCGTCCGCCAAAGCCATGAAAAAGCAAGGTTCGGGCAGCATCGTTGTCATCACGTCTATTAACGGAACCCTGTCGTCGCCTCGCGCCGCGGCGTACGGCGCCGCCAAGGCCGGACTGGTGTCGATGATGAGGACGGCGGCTGTCGAGTTTGGACGGTCCGGAGTCCGCGTGAATGCTATTTCACCCGGGGTCGTCTTGACTCCACGTATCTCTTTCTTGGCCGGCTCCGAAGAAGGGGCGCAGTTCGAAGCAAGAATTCCTATGGGAAGACTCGGTTCGCCTCACGAGATCGCGAACACCGCCTTGTTTCTCGCTAGTCCGATGTCGTCCTATGTGACGGGCCAAGTCATCGGCGTCGATGGGGGCGCGTCGGTTGCTTACCAGCTTCCGACGCCGGAGTGGAAGCAGCACTGA
- a CDS encoding flavin-containing monooxygenase → MSMTDTGRRRDKASSGAPWPRICIVGGGLGGIGTAVKLRQAGYEQFTIFESSSGPGGTWHTNRYPGCEVDTSSKGYSFSFMDYPWSSTHARQPELLGYAEAMIERFNLRDRFRFNTRVVEARWDDGRGAYSVILESGETLEFDVLVSAVGMFALPNIPQWPGMESFGGEMFHSSQWPESIDLSGKRVAVVGTGSTASQIVPEVAQVAETVKVFQRQPGWILPKPVRTFDDAEKRRIGRRRLRRKARRALMFWEYGVAAKGFTVGSRQHRKMTGIALEYLDSAVTDPVIRQALTPSYPFGCKRPIKTSGFLESFNRSDVELVAQSVTAVSPSGLIDSAGKEHPLDAVIIATGFHASKYLATLPVYGLDGVELQEAWDGDPQAFLGITVPRFPNLFILYGPNTNGGGPITSQIERQIEFTVRAIRRAEKLGRHTILTDPSALTSFVAEVDQLNAQVQSAADAGCNNYYVSESGRNVTQWPTSHLRYILALRRGFGRLRFQ, encoded by the coding sequence ATGTCCATGACCGATACCGGGCGTCGACGTGACAAGGCGAGTTCGGGCGCACCGTGGCCACGGATTTGCATCGTAGGCGGTGGGCTGGGAGGCATCGGAACCGCTGTAAAGCTCAGACAGGCCGGCTACGAGCAGTTCACCATCTTTGAGTCCTCGTCGGGGCCTGGTGGAACCTGGCACACGAATCGTTATCCCGGATGCGAAGTTGACACCAGCTCCAAGGGCTATTCGTTCTCGTTCATGGACTACCCCTGGTCGAGCACGCACGCCAGACAGCCCGAGCTGCTTGGTTACGCGGAAGCCATGATTGAACGCTTTAACCTCCGCGACCGGTTTCGGTTTAACACTCGCGTCGTGGAGGCGCGTTGGGACGATGGTCGCGGCGCCTACTCAGTAATTCTCGAATCAGGAGAGACGCTCGAGTTCGATGTCCTGGTCAGTGCGGTCGGGATGTTCGCGTTGCCGAACATTCCGCAGTGGCCTGGAATGGAGAGCTTCGGTGGCGAAATGTTCCATAGCTCTCAGTGGCCGGAATCGATCGATCTCAGCGGCAAGCGTGTGGCTGTGGTGGGTACCGGGAGTACAGCCTCGCAAATCGTCCCTGAGGTGGCGCAGGTTGCCGAGACGGTCAAGGTATTCCAGCGGCAGCCAGGGTGGATCCTGCCCAAACCCGTCCGAACCTTCGACGACGCGGAGAAGCGTCGAATCGGACGACGGCGCTTGCGGCGCAAAGCCCGACGGGCTCTCATGTTTTGGGAGTACGGCGTTGCCGCCAAGGGGTTCACAGTGGGTTCACGCCAGCATCGGAAAATGACGGGGATAGCTCTGGAATATCTCGACTCCGCTGTTACCGACCCGGTGATCCGTCAGGCGTTGACACCGTCGTACCCGTTTGGCTGCAAGCGGCCCATCAAGACCTCCGGGTTTCTTGAGTCATTTAACAGGAGCGACGTTGAGTTGGTGGCGCAGTCAGTCACTGCGGTCTCCCCGTCCGGGCTGATCGACTCAGCGGGAAAGGAGCACCCGCTTGACGCAGTCATCATCGCTACCGGATTTCATGCTTCGAAGTACCTCGCCACCTTGCCGGTGTACGGGTTGGATGGCGTCGAACTGCAAGAGGCGTGGGATGGAGACCCTCAGGCGTTTCTGGGCATCACCGTTCCGCGTTTCCCCAATCTCTTCATCTTGTACGGCCCTAACACCAACGGTGGCGGTCCCATCACGTCTCAGATCGAACGTCAGATCGAGTTCACCGTTCGAGCTATTCGGCGCGCTGAGAAGCTGGGACGGCACACGATTCTGACAGATCCCTCCGCCTTGACGTCCTTCGTTGCGGAGGTGGATCAGCTCAACGCACAGGTGCAGTCGGCAGCGGATGCGGGATGCAACAACTACTACGTGTCCGAATCTGGCCGCAATGTCACCCAGTGGCCGACGAGTCACTTGCGATACATCCTGGCCCTCAGACGTGGGTTCGGGCGGCTCCGTTTTCAATGA
- a CDS encoding AMP-binding protein, whose translation MLPSVLHYLESHAHADPGRPLILDAGGDLSYSEVRSRARALADSLRREGVGAGDRVVLWLPNSPEWVIVGLAVQYAGAIVVPINTRWTVSEAAYILEKTRARAVVASEKFLGRDYLTEIESFAGEFPSLELFISVDGDSTRQATVASLIDQGCASDPAIDAQLNRVAPGDTSDIMFTSGTTGLPKGAKITHGSTLAAILGANERLLLRPDDRQLIVNPFFHMFGYKHGWSYCVVIGASFYPEPVFDPARAADIIEKFRVTVFSGPPTLFESLMALPDFESRDFSTLRFSLTGATNVPPDTVRKLQSALGIDHVANGYGLTESTACGTHTSIDDDIEVVATTTGRPLDVLEFRIVGPDGAMCDVDEPGEIEIRGPVLMSGYFEDDAATAATIDADGWLHTGDIGAADAAGNIRIVGRLKEVIIVGGFNVYPAEVERVLNSHPSIASSAVVGVPDDRLGEVPVAYLEVTEPLEGMEKWCRERLANYKQPREFILVDQMPRNAMGKIVKSDLQKCGA comes from the coding sequence ATGCTCCCCAGCGTCTTGCATTATTTGGAAAGTCACGCACACGCCGATCCAGGAAGGCCCTTGATCCTCGATGCTGGGGGAGACCTGTCGTACTCGGAGGTTCGGTCTCGGGCGCGAGCGCTTGCTGACTCTCTCCGAAGGGAAGGGGTAGGGGCTGGCGACAGAGTCGTGCTCTGGCTGCCCAACAGTCCTGAGTGGGTCATTGTTGGCCTGGCTGTTCAGTACGCTGGCGCCATCGTCGTTCCTATCAACACCCGGTGGACCGTGTCGGAAGCCGCCTATATCCTTGAAAAGACCCGAGCGAGAGCAGTCGTGGCATCGGAAAAATTTCTCGGCAGAGATTATTTGACCGAGATCGAGTCATTCGCAGGAGAATTCCCGTCCCTCGAGCTGTTCATCTCCGTTGATGGCGATAGCACGCGACAAGCCACGGTCGCTTCGCTGATTGATCAAGGTTGTGCGTCCGACCCTGCAATCGATGCGCAACTCAATCGTGTGGCCCCCGGTGATACGAGCGACATCATGTTCACGTCCGGCACCACGGGGCTTCCCAAAGGCGCCAAGATCACGCACGGGTCGACGCTCGCAGCGATCTTGGGGGCCAACGAGCGTCTGCTCCTCAGGCCAGACGACCGGCAACTCATTGTTAATCCATTTTTCCATATGTTTGGCTACAAGCACGGGTGGAGTTATTGTGTCGTGATCGGCGCGTCATTCTACCCCGAACCCGTCTTCGATCCCGCCCGGGCCGCCGATATAATCGAGAAGTTTCGAGTGACGGTCTTTTCGGGTCCGCCGACGCTCTTCGAATCATTGATGGCGCTCCCAGACTTTGAGTCGCGCGACTTCAGCACCCTTCGCTTCAGTCTGACTGGGGCGACAAATGTTCCGCCGGACACGGTGCGAAAACTGCAATCTGCCCTGGGTATCGATCATGTAGCAAATGGCTACGGCCTTACGGAATCGACAGCGTGTGGCACCCACACCTCGATCGATGACGATATCGAGGTGGTCGCGACCACCACCGGTCGGCCGCTTGACGTCCTCGAATTCCGAATCGTAGGGCCCGACGGCGCAATGTGCGACGTTGACGAACCTGGCGAGATCGAAATCCGAGGACCCGTACTGATGAGCGGGTACTTCGAGGATGACGCAGCCACCGCCGCGACGATCGATGCCGACGGATGGCTGCACACTGGCGACATCGGCGCTGCCGACGCTGCGGGCAACATCCGAATCGTCGGTCGCCTCAAGGAAGTCATCATCGTTGGCGGGTTCAACGTGTACCCGGCAGAGGTGGAGCGAGTGTTAAATTCTCATCCCTCCATCGCGAGTTCTGCTGTTGTGGGCGTGCCCGACGATCGCCTAGGGGAGGTCCCCGTGGCCTACCTCGAGGTGACTGAGCCGCTAGAAGGTATGGAGAAATGGTGCCGCGAGAGGTTGGCCAATTACAAGCAGCCCCGGGAGTTCATCTTGGTGGACCAGATGCCTCGCAACGCGATGGGGAAGATCGTCAAGTCCGACCTGCAGAAGTGCGGCGCGTAA
- a CDS encoding FadR/GntR family transcriptional regulator — protein sequence MANERVKHVRVADTLADDLRTRIFSGALKDGRLPPQHQLAEEAGVGLVSVREALRILESEGLIFIKRGNQGGAEIRRPDPRTASFSLGLVLQSTGTTLAELSAALRAFEPYCARMCAGSDDCAQIADELEHINDELSGLIDDANGFTPAARRFHARLVELCPNRAVALVVQSLVDLWSIQEDQWARRMNDARAYPGPKYRIDVVSVHGRLIQAIRDGDEDEAERTASSHLHATQLYVMQGREPEGVRVT from the coding sequence ATGGCAAACGAACGAGTCAAGCATGTGCGGGTCGCAGACACGTTGGCTGACGACCTGCGAACGCGCATATTCAGCGGCGCGTTGAAGGACGGAAGACTCCCTCCGCAGCACCAGCTCGCAGAGGAGGCGGGTGTCGGTCTCGTGTCTGTTCGAGAAGCTCTGAGAATTCTCGAGTCGGAAGGCCTGATCTTCATTAAAAGGGGCAACCAGGGCGGTGCTGAAATTCGGCGTCCGGACCCTCGCACAGCGTCGTTCTCGCTGGGGTTGGTGCTCCAAAGCACTGGGACAACACTCGCGGAACTGAGTGCAGCGTTGCGAGCGTTCGAGCCGTACTGTGCTCGCATGTGCGCGGGGTCGGACGACTGCGCGCAGATCGCAGACGAGCTGGAACACATCAATGATGAGTTGTCTGGTCTCATCGACGACGCCAATGGATTTACGCCGGCGGCACGACGATTCCATGCCAGGCTAGTTGAATTGTGTCCTAACCGGGCGGTTGCGCTGGTGGTCCAATCCCTCGTCGACTTATGGAGCATCCAAGAGGACCAGTGGGCGCGCCGAATGAACGATGCTCGTGCGTACCCGGGCCCAAAGTACCGAATCGACGTGGTGAGCGTGCACGGCCGGCTAATCCAAGCCATCAGAGATGGAGACGAGGACGAAGCTGAGCGTACCGCGAGTTCCCACCTCCACGCAACGCAGTTGTACGTCATGCAGGGTCGAGAGCCAGAGGGCGTGCGGGTCACCTGA
- a CDS encoding MFS transporter, which yields MVIFDRKFGALFWGKLLSTTGVWMHSVVAAIVVFDTTGSTLLVGLITVAQFSPQLLLTMLSGKWADRGNLRAQIVAGRVLSACGSVGLAIWIWWASPSGDALAASVIVSSVVVGVGFVIGGPAMQSIVPSLVRPSELALGVTLNSVPLTAGRIAGPIIGATMYRDGSPALVFLVAGLCHLLFAVAAATLPPTDRRLNGSDDDDSIKAALAYVWRDRKLCIQLVAVAAIGFGAEPSLTLAPGLARDVGLGAEFVGHLSAAFGVGAALALIVVSCWSTLRPSVAGLVGLSVTSISLLGAALTRDPVALLLCFVLGGAGFSSSLAGFTTLIHGRVHDRYRGRVMALWLLGFIGSRPIAAGIVGGLGEIAGVALAFAIVSVVVGGVALAAR from the coding sequence GTGGTGATCTTTGACAGAAAGTTCGGCGCGCTGTTCTGGGGAAAGCTTCTGAGTACCACCGGAGTGTGGATGCACAGTGTGGTTGCAGCGATTGTCGTCTTCGACACCACCGGCTCGACCCTGTTGGTTGGACTGATTACGGTCGCGCAGTTCAGTCCCCAACTCCTGTTGACGATGCTGAGCGGAAAGTGGGCAGATCGGGGGAATCTGCGCGCCCAGATTGTGGCTGGCCGGGTCCTGTCGGCGTGCGGATCGGTTGGGCTGGCGATCTGGATCTGGTGGGCTAGTCCCAGCGGAGACGCGTTGGCGGCGAGTGTCATCGTCTCTTCTGTCGTCGTTGGGGTGGGGTTCGTGATCGGTGGGCCGGCTATGCAGTCGATCGTGCCATCCTTGGTGAGGCCCTCTGAACTCGCTTTGGGGGTGACGCTGAATTCTGTGCCACTGACCGCTGGGCGGATAGCCGGGCCAATTATCGGCGCGACTATGTACCGTGACGGATCCCCTGCGCTCGTCTTTCTTGTTGCTGGCCTGTGTCACCTCCTGTTCGCTGTCGCGGCGGCAACGCTTCCGCCGACTGACCGGCGATTGAATGGATCCGACGATGATGACTCGATCAAGGCCGCGCTGGCCTATGTTTGGCGAGATCGCAAACTCTGCATCCAGTTGGTCGCGGTGGCGGCGATTGGGTTTGGTGCAGAGCCTTCCTTGACGTTGGCGCCCGGGCTTGCGCGAGATGTGGGACTGGGGGCCGAGTTTGTGGGCCACCTTTCTGCCGCCTTCGGTGTCGGCGCAGCACTCGCGCTCATAGTCGTGTCGTGTTGGTCGACACTTCGACCCTCGGTAGCAGGTTTGGTCGGCCTATCAGTGACGAGTATCAGTCTCTTAGGTGCTGCGTTGACGAGGGACCCGGTCGCGCTGCTTTTGTGTTTCGTCCTGGGCGGTGCAGGCTTCTCGAGTTCTTTGGCCGGCTTCACCACGTTGATACATGGACGTGTGCATGACAGGTACCGGGGCCGTGTCATGGCGCTCTGGTTGCTCGGATTCATTGGTTCTAGGCCGATAGCAGCGGGAATAGTCGGCGGACTGGGCGAAATTGCCGGAGTGGCACTCGCGTTCGCCATCGTGTCTGTCGTAGTGGGCGGCGTGGCTCTCGCGGCGCGATGA